Below is a genomic region from Eupeodes corollae chromosome 1, idEupCoro1.1, whole genome shotgun sequence.
atcgagaaaaaaattgttttttgaggGAGAAGTCATTGAAATTTCTTCCATTtgtctatatatatataaatcaatgccacttttcgctgtaatgttataactcaacaatgcctttactgATTTGGCTAATTTCGGTCTTGAACTATTCGTaaaagtccagagaaggtttgtagtagaaaaaattaaaaaaaaaaaacttaaaaactcccatatacaaacaatttgttacgaaatttgaaatcaagatttgttgattaccttggaaatgtacaacgaagctttaataataaattgaagatatgtgtctaacgattgttaataaagcattagcacaattgagtatgaccgcaccaaatcgtgagatGCATGATACAAGCCGTTTCCAGGCAGACGGTAACGCCATTGccaacttaaattattattttagtttagtttctTTATtacgtaaaaaatattttcaaaaaagtctaGGACCGTTCATTTTACAATTCAAAGATTTGATAattatatcttacaactgaaacATCATCTTgggaggaaaaaaaaatataataaatagttaagaagaaaatcgaaggaaaatacgaaaaaaaccttcattcaaaatattacaaaaaaaaagtattacaataagcaaaaccagaaaaagtaaatttaatttacataaatcaATTAGagaataataatgaataattaaaatgtaaaagcaTAAtaaataagctaaataaataaatatatacaagaaaatggcaaataaataaatgaaaaattaaataatttaacaagcaaattattgaatataagcATAAacaagaattaataaataaattaacacataataaatttttaaaaaaataaacaaataaataaataaaaaatagtaataataataataataatactaataataataataataataataataataataataataataataataataataataataataataataataataataataataataataataataataataataataataataataataataataataataataataataataataataataataataataataataataataataataataataataataataataataataataataataataataataataataataataataataataatactaataataataataataataataataattataataataataataataataataataataataataataataataataataaaaataaaagaaattaatacatgcataaataaattaagaataaataaataaattaattaaaaaaaatattaaataaattaacccataaataaattaaaaataaataatttaacaaataagcaaattaacaataaattatcaaaca
It encodes:
- the LOC129940080 gene encoding GATA zinc finger domain-containing protein 15-like translates to NNNNNNNNNNNNNNNNNNNNNNNNNNNNNNNNNNNNNNNNNNNNNNNNNNNNNNNNNNNNNNNNNNNNNNNNNNNNNNNNNTNNNNNNNNNY